The Marivirga tractuosa DSM 4126 genome contains the following window.
ATTAATGTTTCAAGCTACGAAATTTAGCGACATCCTATTCGATTTATAATAAATAAGACTGTAAAAGTGGTTTAACATGAAAAAGGAAAAAATAAATTTTGAAGGATCAATGGGAGATCAATTAGCTGCTGAAATTCATTTTCCCGCTGATGATCACGCTCATAACTTTGTAATTTTTGCACATTGCTTTACATGCAATAAAAATCTTAACGCAGTAAAAAATATAATTCTTGGTATGACCAAAAAAGGTTTTGCAGTATTAAGTTTTGATTTTACTGGATTAGGGCAAAGCCAAGGCGACTTCTCAGACACCAATTTTTCTTCTAATATAGAAGACCTTATTAAAGCAGCAGAATATTTAGAGAAAAAATATCAAGCAGCAACTATGCTTGTTGGCCATTCTTTAGGCGGGGCAGCAGTATTAATGGCAGCGGCTAAAATTGATTCAATTTCATCAGTAGCTACTATTGGGGCTCCCTCTCAACCAGATCATGTACTGCACTTAATAGAAGATGGAAAGGAAGAAATCAAAAGAAAAGGTGAGGCAGAAGTGAGTATCGGTGGAAGACCTTTTAAAATAAAAAAGCAATTCCTAGACGATCTTCAAGACAAAGACAATCTAAAAAAGATAGAAGATTTAAGGAAGTCACTTTTAATTCTACATTCTCCGCAGGATAATACTGTGGACATTTCAAATGCGGCCGCTATTTATGAAAAAGCACATCACCCAAAGAGCTTCATTTCATTAGATGGTGCAGATCATTTGCTAAGCAATAAAGATGATTCCTTATATGCTGGTGAAGTAATTGCAACCTGGGCAGCCCGATATGTTCATAAGCCGAAGCAGCAACAAATCTCTACAAATTCGCAAACTGTTGCATTCATAGGGGATAAAGATCAAAAATATACTACTCAGATAGTGGCTGAAGGTCATCATTTAGTAGCAGATGAACCTGAAAATGTTGGCGGAAACAATTTCGGCACTTCCCCCTATGGATTATTGACTTCAGCTTTGGCTGCTTGCACTGCCATTACAATGCGGATGTACGCCAACAGAAAAGAATGGGATGTGGATGAAATTTTGGTTCATGTGGATCAGGAGCAAAGATATGATGAGGACAGTGAAGATTGTGAATCAGACAATAGCAAAATCACATTCTTTGACAGAACTATTGAAATCAAGGGGGCATTGGATGAGAAACAAAGAAAACGGTTAATAGAAATAGCTAATAAATGCCCAGTCCACAAAACTCTGGAAAGTAAAATTAAAGTAGAAACGAAGGAGAGATAAGGAGATGGAAGTTATAAGACGGAAGCTTGTCAATACCTAAATAGCATTGACCTTTTTGAAAAAAAATCAGTTCTGACCCTCTTAAGTCATGTGAAGCTAAAATTCTTTTCTATCTTCAAGCAAATTTTTATGGCTTCACTATGATTTTAAATACCATTGACTGGGTTATTCTTTTTGGTTTTTTATTAATTTCCTTAGGAATAGGTTTTTGGACTTCCAGAAAAAATAAAAGTGCCTCTGAATTTTTTGCAGCTGGAGGTAAAATGCCCTGGTGGCTTTTGGGTGTTTCCATGGTCGCAACCACATTTTCAACCGACACCCCAAATCTTGTAACTGATATTGTTCGTCAAAATGGTGTGTCGGGAAACTGGGCATGGTGGGCTTTTCTTCTGACTGGGATGTTGACGGTTTTCGTTTATGCTGGGCTCTGGAAAAAATCAGGAGTGTTGACTGATGTTGAATTCTATGAATTAAGATATTCGGGCAAAGCCGCTAGATTCTTAAGAGGCTTCAGGGCGATTTATTTAGGATTTCTTTTTAATGTAATGATTATGGCTTCGGTAAGTTTGGCCGCTATCAAGATAGGAGGTGTTTTATTGGGGCTCAGCCCAGTGGAAACCGTGGTCATTGCAGGAGTTATAACGGTAATCTATAGCAGTCTGGGCGGATTAAGAGGTGTTTTATTTACAGATTTCCTGCAGTTTTTTCTTTCTTTAGGTGGCGCTTTTGTAGCTGCATACGTAGCCTTGAATCATCCTAAGGTAGGGGGATTGGATAATTTATTAGTACATGAAAATGTAGTGGATAAATTATCTTTTTTTCCTTCATTCTCAAATCCAGAAATGTGGGTCATGCTTTTGATCATTCCACTTTTGGTACAATGGTGGAGCACATGGTATCCGGGGGCTGAGCCAGGTGGTGGTGGCTACATTGCACAACGAATGTTTGCAGCAAAAAATGCCGATCATTCTATAAAAGCCGTCTTATTTTTCAACGTTGCTCACTATGCAATCAGGCCATGGCCCTGGATTATTGTTGCACTTTGTTCGATCATTGTTTTTCCCGATTTAGATAGTTTTGCAAAAGCTTTCCCAGCAGTAAACTCAGGAGTTGCTACTCATGATATGGGCTATCCTGCTATGCTAACTTTTATTCCTGCCGGATTATTAGGACTGGTAGTCACTTCATTAGTAGCTGCCTACATGAGCACCATTTCCACTCACTTGAATTGGGGTTCTTCTTATTTGGTGAATGATGTCTACAAAAGATTCATCAATCCTACAGCTTCAGAAGGCAAGCAGGTTTTATTAGGACGATTATTAACTGTTGTATTAATGATTTTCAGTATGCTGATGGCTCTAGTTTTAGAAAATGCCTTGCAAACTTTTGAAATACTATTGCAAATCGGAGCTGGTACTGGTTTGATTTTTATTCTCCGCTGGTTCTGGTGGAGAGTAAATGCTATTAGTGAAATAGTTGCTATGGTGGTCAGTTTCTTAATTGCCCTATATTTTGCTTTTGCAACCCATCCTTTTGGCTTCGAAGAACTATTATCTTGGCAGAAATTAATCATAGGCGTAAGTATCACAACAATAAGTTGGGTAACGGCTAGTTTTCTTACACAAAAAACTGCTGATGAACAATTAGCAAATTTCCTCAACAAAGTAAATCCCGGAGGCCCGGGCTGGAAGAAAATTATAGCAAGATTATCAACCAAAGGATTAATTCAGCATAAAGCTCAAAAATGGAAAGTCCCGACAGGAATTATTTGTATGATAGCGGGAAGTATGGGCGTTTACGGCTTACTATTTAGCACTGGATTATTTATTTATGGCGAGCTATTAGAAGCGAGTGGTTTATTACTTTTTAGTGTATTTTGTGGATATGTGATTTTTAAATTGTACCCAAAAATTATCGCTGAGGATTAATGGGTTGCTTCCCTATTAAAATCTGGAAAAACATTTTAAAATCAGAAGCTAAACTCCAAAGTGGATAAGTGAAAGTAGCGGGCTTGTTTTGCTCGAAAAAGAAATGACCAACCCAAGCAAATCCGTATCCTACAACTGGGATCAAGGCTAAGCCCCAATAGGTTTGAGTAATTAAAGCCCAAGCTAAAACACCAAACAATAAAGCGGTACCTGTAAAATGCAATTTCCTACAAGTAGGGTCTTGGTGTTCGGTTAAGTAGTATGGATAAAACTCTTTAAAGCTTTTATATTTTCTTTCAGCCATGACCTTAAAATTTGTTAACAAATTAATCAAAAAGGACAAGATTCGAAAATTAGTAAGTCTTTAATCCTTTTTGAATTTATTTTTATTTACAAATTTTCCTTGTGGCTTTTTTACCTTTCTATAAAATATAAAGGAAAGCGTAAGTAAAAATACTATTACAAGCTCAATTTCTAAATTTTCCAATTTAATCATTTCGTAACTATATGCTAAATAGAATAAGCAAAGTGCCATTGCAACCAAAATGCCTGCCCCAGATTTTTCGTATTTAAATCTTCTCTTTGCAAGCTTAGGTTCAACGGAATTTAATAAAACAATATCATCAACCTCCTTAATTATACTTGCAATCTGCTTTTCGTGCAGACCCTTTTCTTCTAACTCTGTCCTAATTTGATTAAAAGGAAAATCCTCAAATACTACTTTCATGGCATAATTCGCTTCTAATTCTAATTTTCCTTGTTCACTCATCATTTCTGTACAATATAACAGACCAAATACTTAACACATTGGTATAATTATTGGTTGTAAATGGAAAAAAACTAGAAAACCATGAAAAATCTAATGATCCCCTTAGTTGCACTACTAATTTGCAGTTGTACTGTTGTCCGTCAAGGTGAAGTTGGCGTAAAACGAAAACTTGGCAAAATCGACCCTGATGTATATTATGCTGGTCTTTACGGAATAAACCCATTTTTTACGAAGATGATCAAAACCCCTACAAGAACCGAGAACCTTGAACTAAATCTTAGCCTGCCCAGTAAAGAAGGTTTAAGCATTCAGTCCGAAATATCCATCCTTTATCGAATAAAAGAGGATATGGCTCCTTTAATAATTGAAGATATTGGTCAAAACTATGTTAGAAATGCCATACTGCCTGTTTTCAGATCAGCTTCCTCTGATATTTCCGCCAATTTTATGGCCAAGGATATGCATTCGGGAAAAAGAAAGCAGATAGAAACGGAAATTAAAGAAAGAATGACTGAAGTATTAAGTCCGCGAGGATTCATCATAGAGGAAGTTTTAATGAAAAGCATTGAACTCCCACGTGAATTATCAGCTGCCATAGAACGGAAATTACAAGCGGAGCAAGAATCTATGAGCATGGATTTTATTTTAGAAATTGAAAGGAAAGAAGCAGAAAGAAGAAGAATTGAAGCAGAAGGCAACAGAGATGCTCAGAAAATTTTAGCTGAAGGCTTAAATGATGCCATTATTCAATTAAGAAGTATTGAAGCTTTTAAAGAACTTTCAAAAAGCCCCAATGCTAAAGTAATTATTACTGACGGCAAAACACCTTTATTGATCCCAGGTGATAATTAAAAAGAGGTCCTAAGATTAGTCTGAAAATTTTCTTAGGACCCATTCCCATTTATCAATTTATTTATTCAATATTTGAGCCGCCTCTTTAGCAAAATAGCTTAAAATCACATCTGCTCCAGCTCTTTTGATGCTCAATAAACTTTCCATCATGGTGGCTTCTCCATTTAACCAGCCCTTTTCTGCAGCTGCTTTTATCATGCTATATTCACCACTCACATTATAGGCAGCAATTGGCAATTCATTATTCTCTTTCAACAAATGAATGACGTCCAAATAAGCCAAAGCGGGCTTCACCATTAAAAAATCAGCTCCTTCTTGGGCATCCAACTCCGCCTCAATTAAAGCTTCATATTTATTGGCAGGGTTCATCTGATAGGTTTTTTTATCCCCTGATTTAGGAGCTGAATCCAAAGCATCGCGAAAAGGACCATAAAAAGCAGAAGCATATTTGGCACAATAACTCATAATGGAGGTATTCTCAAATCCATTTTCGTCTAAAACATCACGGATATATTCCACTCTGCCATCCATCATATCAGAAGGGCCAATAATATCAATCCCAGTTTCTGCTTGAGCTAAAGCCATATCAGCCAAAACATCCAAAGTTTCATCATTGAGAATATTGCCGTTTTCATCTACTATTCCATCATGCCCGTCACTGCTGTATGGATCCATAGCTACATCCGTCATGATGCAAGCTTCCGGAAATTTGGCTTTAATTTCTTTTAAGGCTTTCAAATAGAAAAAACTCTCATCTGCACTTTTAGTAGCCATTTTATCTTTATGCTTTTCCTCCACCACTGGGAAAACATCAAAAGCTTTAATGCCTAATTTCATGCATTCCTCGATTTCTTTTAACATTAAATCTACTGTGAATCGATAAATGCCAGGCATGCTGTCTACTTCGACTTTCTTATTTTTTCCCTCCAATAAAAAAAGGGGAAAGATAAAATCTTTGGTAGTTAAAGTGGTTTCCTCCACCATTTCACGGATGGCTGCTGATTTGCGATTTCTTCTCGGGCGTATTAACATCAATATTACTTTTTCTTAGCTCAAAGTTAAGCTTTTATGAAATGGAAATTGGAATCAGATTTAAAAAATCATAAGATCATAGATAATTTTACATTTTGATAAAAATAAAAATTACGAGATGACGGATTGTTTCAATTTACCGAATTACCTTCTACTTTTGCAAAAGTTCTAAAATACAAAATAATATGCGTTCATTAATCTTCATCATCTCTATTTTAACCATTAGTGCTTGCCAACAAATTTCTAATGAACCCCCCTTAAGTCCTGAAGAAAAACTTTCCATGCAACTAGGTAATGCTACAGTTTGGTTTCAGCAATCAGCAGAAATGGAAGCTTCTTTTTTACAAGCTTATGACAAAGGAAAAATGCTTTTAAAAATTAAAATGGACACTCTTAAAGATTCTGAATTAAAGCCTGCGGTAATCTTAGATTTAGATGAAACTGTTTTGGATAATAGTCCATTTGAGGCGAGATTATTTTTAGAAGGTGAAAATTATAGTTCTGAGAGCTGGGAAAATTGGTGCAAAGAAGCGCAAGCAGATGCATTACCAGGTGCTGTAGATTTCCTTAACTATGCTGATAGTCTAGGATTGAAAATATTTTATATTTCCAATAGAAAAATTGGTGTATTCGAGCCTACATTAAAGAATTTGCAAACGCTGAAATTACCTCAAGCTGAAAAGGATCATCTTTTATTACGCACTTCGAAAAGTGATAAAACAGAGAGAAGGGAAACGGTAAAAGCTGACCATCAAATCATATTATATGTGGGCGATAATTTGACAGATTACAGTCAAAAATTTGCAGAAAGAGATTCAGCATTAGGGAAAGATTTAGTTAAAAAACATCAAAAAGAACTATCGCATAATTTTATTATGCTTCCTAATCCGATGTATGGGGAATGGGAATCTGCCGTTTACGGAAATGATTTTTCCAAAGCAGCAGAGGAAAAATTAGAGTTGAGAAGAAAAATTTTAAGTAGAAAACGATAATTACAGTTTTAAAAAGGCCTAGTAAAAGAATTAGGTTGAAATTTATAGAAATACTGTTATCTGGTTTGAATTTGATCAGCATCAGATCACAGTTTTTCTTTATTTAATATAATATCTCTCAGGTTGCTAATTTATTAAAAGTATAATAGGACAAATCTATCACCAAATTCCATTCATACATAGAATAAGTTTCATCAAGTTAAGTAATTTTCATATTTTGTATAAATTTTTTTACATACATGAAAATTCATAGTACTTTAATTATATTTCTTTCTTCTCTTTTTGCTATACAAAATTATGCGATCGCTCAAAATGAAAATTGGGAAGAAGCCCTTAACAAGAAAAGTGCAACACTCAATCTTCATTGGTATGTCTCGCAACCATTTGTTTATGAAGATAATTCTGGAAATCTGACAGGCTTGGAAGTAGAAATTTTCCAAGAGTTTAAGAAGTATATTAAAACAACCCATCAAGTAGATGTAAATCTAAATTGGATCGAATCAAAAAGCTTTGGCAATATTTTAACAGATATTAAAAACTCAAAAGAACCAAACTGTTTTGGAGTATCGGCCTTTTCCATAACTAAGGAAAGAAAGGAAATAATCAAATTCACACAAGCTTATTTATCCGATGTGGCGGTTTTGGTATCAAGTGAAGGGACTCCAATAGTTCGAACGCTTGAGGAAATCAACAATCTTATGAGTGAAATGACTGCTGTTACGATTGAAGGAACAACCTATGAAAAATTCCTAAATAATTTAGAAGAACAGTTTAGTCTTGATTTTAAGACGATGTACATCAAAAGCGATGAAAACATATTGGATGCCATAAGTCAGGCCGAGAACCGCTTTGGGTTTATTGATCTTCCAATTTACTTAATGCTTATCAAAAACGGGGGTAATTTGACAAGGCAAAATTTCTTTACTGTTAAGGGCAAAGGTTATGCCTTTATAATGCCAAAATCAAGTAGTTGGGATACTGTCTTTAATGAGTTTCTAGATGATCCTAAAAGTAAAGCAAAGTTGGCCGATATCGCAGCCAAGTATTTGGGGTTAGAACTGTATAAATTCATGGAAGGAATATATGAAGAAGAGAATCTGAGGGCGTCAATCTTAACCAAAGAAAAAGAAATACAATTAGAGCAGTTAAAGAATACAAATCTTCTTTTAGAGAAAGAAAAGAACTCACAGCTAACTTACATCATCATTGCCATTGTTACTACAATTCTACTTACCATCATATTCTTAATGTTTTACAGAGAGCAAAGAGCTTCCAAAATGCTAAGCCGTAAAAACAAGCAGATCGAACTACAGCAACATAGTATCCAACATAAAAACGAGCAATTGTACAACAGAAATTTGCAGCTTACAAGCCTAAATGAGGAAAAGAATAATCTGGTCAAAATTCTGGCTCATGATTTAAGATCACCTATTAACCAAATCACTGGCTTACTGGATATTTTAAAATTGAGCCATAAATCCTTAAGTGATGAGGAAGAAAAAATAATTTTTCAAGCAAAGGATTCAGCTCAAAGACTAAACCAAATGATTTCTAAAATATTGGATTTTGATGCGCTAGAAGGCAATCGTATGAAAGTAATGCCAGAAAAAATGGAAGTTAAAGAGCTTTTCAATACCGTGGAAAAAGAACTAAAAGTTGCTGCAGATAAAAAAAACACTAGCATACAGTATCAATACAATGTCAATTTTCGGTTCGAATCTGACCACCTATTCCTTACTCAAATTTTAGAAAACATAATTGTAAATGCTATTAAATTTTCAAATGCTGGTAGCGAGATAATTGTAAGAGCTGAAAAACTAAAAAGTAAAATCGTTTTTTCTGTCACAGATCAGGGTCCAGGTTTAACCGACACTGATAAGTCACTTATTTTTAAGAAATTTCAGAAACTAAGTGCACAACCCACGGCTGGTGAAAATTCTACTGGTTTGGGTTTATCCATTGTTAAAAAGTATGTGGACCTATTGAATGGTGAGGTCTGGGTTGAATCCGAAGAAGGACGAGGAAGTACTTTCTACGTAGCACTTCCTGTCAAATAAATTATTTCATTTCTGCTAACTGCTTCTTCAGTTCCTCATTTTCTTTTTGTGAATTTGCCAACATTTTTTCGTAGTCTTTTTGAGTCCTTTGCATTTCTTCCTGAGTGGCAGATAATTCCTCCATATTTTGCCTCATTTCCTCTTCCTGAGCTCTCATCTCCTCTGTTTGTTGTTGAGATTGCTGGTAAAGTTCAGTTGTTTTCTGATTTACTTTTGCTGTATTTAATGCTACAGCTATACTCTCACCTGCTTTTTCTAGAAAATCTTTCTCAAAGTCTTTTAAAACTCTGAAACTGGCAAGCTCAATTATACCTTCAATTGTAGCGTCCCTCTTAACAGGAGTAATCACAATTGATCTTGGATTAGCATCTCCTAAACCTGATTTAATATTGATATAATTTTCGGGGACTTCAGTTAAATAAATACTATCTTTTTCTTGATAGGATTGCCCCACTAAGCCTTCACCTGGCTGAATCCTTTTATTCAGCTTCTTTCTTCTGTCATAAGCATAACAACCTTCCAACTCCAAGAAAACATCATCGCCCTCTTCCATCACTATAAAAAAGCCTCCTTGATTGAGCTTCATATATTTTACCAAAAACTCAATTACTTCGTAGGTTAAATCTTTTAAGTTACTACCATTATCTCTTATTATATTGGATAGTTCTGCTAATCCTTTGTTTGTGAAGCGTTCTTGTTCTTCTCTAATTGAACTTTTCTTCAAGCTCTCTTTCATTTCCATCAAAGCACCGCTTAAAGGATCCTCTTCGTTTAAATCAAAGTCTTTCTCATAATTATTATTAGCAATTTCTCTAGCAAACATTATATTGATTTTAGTAATCTCAGCTTGCTCCTCACTTTCAACTAGTTTTTGAAAAAGAATTTTCGAGCGAGAACGGCTATTGATAGAGTATGCCCCGGCAATAATAACTGCAACCACAACTAAGCCTACATGAAACAGAAAAGTTTGGAAATCCATATAATCCAACTGTGTGAAATATATCGACTGATAAGATTCATTATCATTGACAAATCCTAGATATTGAATATATGCAAAAGCGGCATGGTGAATGGCAATAAAAAGGGTTGCGGGCAAAAACACTTTATAATTTTGGTAAGCCATTAAAACGATTATAGCAACAAAAGCAGTAAAATGCATCTCAAACAAACCATGCATTTGGTAGATAAATTGCGCCATAAAAATACCTAACACTAGACTTCCTATATAATGATGAGCATATCTACCTTTAAGTAAAAATTTTATCCCAAAATATAAAATTAATGATAAAGATCCCACTCCAAGCCCTACCAACCAGGTATCATAGAAGAATGCTAAAAACAAGCCAAATAAATAGTAGCCACCAATTGTAAATTCTGTTACCCTATCTGCCTTTCTATATATTTCGTCAAAATAAGGCCTAAATTTCTTTTTAGAAATAGCTGTCATAAACGTAAAAAGTTAAAAAATTTATCAATTCTTGTATTTGTATTACCATTGGCAGGCAATTCACATCCATATGCAATAGTGGCCAATTCAGGAAAAACTGGAGCATCCTTACCTTTAACCATTGCAGAAAGAGCTAAACTAGCGAATTTTGTATTTTGAGTGGTACAAAACCTTGCTTTATTATAATTACCGCTAAAATAAATTCTATGATTTTTGATTAAAACCGCTTGTGGTGTGCTATAGACGCCTAGTTGCGCTGCGATTTCCCCTGTTTGATCTAAATGAATATCAATACCTAAATCATATTTTTTTCGGAATTTATTGATTTCACTTTCTTTTTATCAATTGTTTCCAAGACAGCTAAAAACTTAACTTCTGATTCAAATTGAATTACAAGATTCTGAAATTCTTTGATGTTAAACCTTGAACAAGGACAATCAAAATTGTAGAAATGAATGAAAATTTGATCATTTTCTTGTAGATTCAAAGAGGAAAGTAATTCATTGGAGATGGAGTCGCCACTTTGAACATTAGAATAATTGGCGGGTACAGGTGTAGGTCTGGAAAATTGCCACTCCTGCTGCCAAAAAATTAATCCTATTCCAGCAAGGATTGAGATGGTCAATAAACTCGCAAAAATTATTCTCATTTGAAACTCCCCTATAATCTAATAAACAAATGCTTTTATCTCAAAATTGTTCAAATAAAAACGAAATAAATAGATTGTTGGATTTCCGAAGAGTTCAAATAATTTGAATTAAAGAAATAGCATAAAAAAACTGCCGCGATATAATGAAACAAGTATTCATGTAATCATGACAGTTTAAATATAGAATTATATTGATTCTTAATATTTATCTGGTCGGTTCTGTTGTCTATCCTTCACCTTTTCTTTTGCTTTTCTCACATGCCTTTTCGCCACTTCATAGCAGTCTTGCGCAGCAGAAACAAAACTATCGCCTTGTCCAGATACGAAAATATCGTTTCCTGGCAGAAACACCTTCGCATCTACTGTTTTCTCGCCATTCTCATCATTTGCATTAGATTTTAAATACAAATCAATGCCGACAATTTGATCATTATATTTTGAAAGTTTATTGAACATCTCACGCATGTGATCATTCAATTCTTGGCTTATGTTGAAATCTACGGGTTCTAAAGTTATATTCATTATGATAAGTTATTTTGGTATAAATCTGAAGTTTCAATGGTCTCTGCAATTTGGCGTAAATCTGGTAGCATATTGAACACCTGCTGGTGACCAGTTTCAGCTTCTTGATTATAGCGCGCATTTCGAAAAGCCACTAAGGGTTCAAGATTTATCTCACCTGGCAGCTTTTGATTATTAGACAACTCCCTAGCCGCTTGACCAATTTCTTGAAGATATTCGAAGACCGTTTCTTTAACTGGCTCATTTCGTCTAAAATCTTCATAGGTCATGCCATCCGTTTGGGCATTCACCTGAGCTATATTATCTACTATTCTGTTTAAATGTTGAATTGTTTCTTGTAATTGCATCATGCTATATTAAGCGATTAAAAGACGGATTTGTTGCGGTTATTTTAAATTAAGGTGATTGTAGGCTGTTTAACTCAGGCTTTTCCTAAAACCATAAGGTCGTTCCTATGGAACTTATTGTACAGGTTAGCTAAGGATTACCATATGAACGTCCCTCTGGGACTTTTCAAAATAGGGTAAACACTATTTCCTTCGTTCTTTTTAATTACATGACCATTCGAAATCCAATCCATTGTCTTTTCTATTACTTTCATAGCCCTGTAGGGGCTATCTTATGGTAACATCATGCAAAACCAATTTACTAAACTCCGTAGGAGTGACCTTATTATTGATCTGTTGACAAATAATCATTTGAATGGAAAAGAAGT
Protein-coding sequences here:
- the hemB gene encoding porphobilinogen synthase — translated: MLIRPRRNRKSAAIREMVEETTLTTKDFIFPLFLLEGKNKKVEVDSMPGIYRFTVDLMLKEIEECMKLGIKAFDVFPVVEEKHKDKMATKSADESFFYLKALKEIKAKFPEACIMTDVAMDPYSSDGHDGIVDENGNILNDETLDVLADMALAQAETGIDIIGPSDMMDGRVEYIRDVLDENGFENTSIMSYCAKYASAFYGPFRDALDSAPKSGDKKTYQMNPANKYEALIEAELDAQEGADFLMVKPALAYLDVIHLLKENNELPIAAYNVSGEYSMIKAAAEKGWLNGEATMMESLLSIKRAGADVILSYFAKEAAQILNK
- a CDS encoding DUF962 domain-containing protein, which codes for MAERKYKSFKEFYPYYLTEHQDPTCRKLHFTGTALLFGVLAWALITQTYWGLALIPVVGYGFAWVGHFFFEQNKPATFTYPLWSLASDFKMFFQILIGKQPINPQR
- a CDS encoding sodium:solute symporter family protein — protein: MILNTIDWVILFGFLLISLGIGFWTSRKNKSASEFFAAGGKMPWWLLGVSMVATTFSTDTPNLVTDIVRQNGVSGNWAWWAFLLTGMLTVFVYAGLWKKSGVLTDVEFYELRYSGKAARFLRGFRAIYLGFLFNVMIMASVSLAAIKIGGVLLGLSPVETVVIAGVITVIYSSLGGLRGVLFTDFLQFFLSLGGAFVAAYVALNHPKVGGLDNLLVHENVVDKLSFFPSFSNPEMWVMLLIIPLLVQWWSTWYPGAEPGGGGYIAQRMFAAKNADHSIKAVLFFNVAHYAIRPWPWIIVALCSIIVFPDLDSFAKAFPAVNSGVATHDMGYPAMLTFIPAGLLGLVVTSLVAAYMSTISTHLNWGSSYLVNDVYKRFINPTASEGKQVLLGRLLTVVLMIFSMLMALVLENALQTFEILLQIGAGTGLIFILRWFWWRVNAISEIVAMVVSFLIALYFAFATHPFGFEELLSWQKLIIGVSITTISWVTASFLTQKTADEQLANFLNKVNPGGPGWKKIIARLSTKGLIQHKAQKWKVPTGIICMIAGSMGVYGLLFSTGLFIYGELLEASGLLLFSVFCGYVIFKLYPKIIAED
- a CDS encoding ATP-binding protein codes for the protein MKIHSTLIIFLSSLFAIQNYAIAQNENWEEALNKKSATLNLHWYVSQPFVYEDNSGNLTGLEVEIFQEFKKYIKTTHQVDVNLNWIESKSFGNILTDIKNSKEPNCFGVSAFSITKERKEIIKFTQAYLSDVAVLVSSEGTPIVRTLEEINNLMSEMTAVTIEGTTYEKFLNNLEEQFSLDFKTMYIKSDENILDAISQAENRFGFIDLPIYLMLIKNGGNLTRQNFFTVKGKGYAFIMPKSSSWDTVFNEFLDDPKSKAKLADIAAKYLGLELYKFMEGIYEEENLRASILTKEKEIQLEQLKNTNLLLEKEKNSQLTYIIIAIVTTILLTIIFLMFYREQRASKMLSRKNKQIELQQHSIQHKNEQLYNRNLQLTSLNEEKNNLVKILAHDLRSPINQITGLLDILKLSHKSLSDEEEKIIFQAKDSAQRLNQMISKILDFDALEGNRMKVMPEKMEVKELFNTVEKELKVAADKKNTSIQYQYNVNFRFESDHLFLTQILENIIVNAIKFSNAGSEIIVRAEKLKSKIVFSVTDQGPGLTDTDKSLIFKKFQKLSAQPTAGENSTGLGLSIVKKYVDLLNGEVWVESEEGRGSTFYVALPVK
- a CDS encoding GAF domain-containing protein, whose protein sequence is MTAISKKKFRPYFDEIYRKADRVTEFTIGGYYLFGLFLAFFYDTWLVGLGVGSLSLILYFGIKFLLKGRYAHHYIGSLVLGIFMAQFIYQMHGLFEMHFTAFVAIIVLMAYQNYKVFLPATLFIAIHHAAFAYIQYLGFVNDNESYQSIYFTQLDYMDFQTFLFHVGLVVVAVIIAGAYSINSRSRSKILFQKLVESEEQAEITKINIMFAREIANNNYEKDFDLNEEDPLSGALMEMKESLKKSSIREEQERFTNKGLAELSNIIRDNGSNLKDLTYEVIEFLVKYMKLNQGGFFIVMEEGDDVFLELEGCYAYDRRKKLNKRIQPGEGLVGQSYQEKDSIYLTEVPENYINIKSGLGDANPRSIVITPVKRDATIEGIIELASFRVLKDFEKDFLEKAGESIAVALNTAKVNQKTTELYQQSQQQTEEMRAQEEEMRQNMEELSATQEEMQRTQKDYEKMLANSQKENEELKKQLAEMK
- the hpf gene encoding ribosome hibernation-promoting factor, HPF/YfiA family; the protein is MNITLEPVDFNISQELNDHMREMFNKLSKYNDQIVGIDLYLKSNANDENGEKTVDAKVFLPGNDIFVSGQGDSFVSAAQDCYEVAKRHVRKAKEKVKDRQQNRPDKY
- a CDS encoding prohibitin family protein; protein product: MKNLMIPLVALLICSCTVVRQGEVGVKRKLGKIDPDVYYAGLYGINPFFTKMIKTPTRTENLELNLSLPSKEGLSIQSEISILYRIKEDMAPLIIEDIGQNYVRNAILPVFRSASSDISANFMAKDMHSGKRKQIETEIKERMTEVLSPRGFIIEEVLMKSIELPRELSAAIERKLQAEQESMSMDFILEIERKEAERRRIEAEGNRDAQKILAEGLNDAIIQLRSIEAFKELSKSPNAKVIITDGKTPLLIPGDN
- a CDS encoding 5'-nucleotidase, lipoprotein e(P4) family, encoding MRSLIFIISILTISACQQISNEPPLSPEEKLSMQLGNATVWFQQSAEMEASFLQAYDKGKMLLKIKMDTLKDSELKPAVILDLDETVLDNSPFEARLFLEGENYSSESWENWCKEAQADALPGAVDFLNYADSLGLKIFYISNRKIGVFEPTLKNLQTLKLPQAEKDHLLLRTSKSDKTERRETVKADHQIILYVGDNLTDYSQKFAERDSALGKDLVKKHQKELSHNFIMLPNPMYGEWESAVYGNDFSKAAEEKLELRRKILSRKR
- a CDS encoding bifunctional alpha/beta hydrolase/OsmC family protein; this translates as MKKEKINFEGSMGDQLAAEIHFPADDHAHNFVIFAHCFTCNKNLNAVKNIILGMTKKGFAVLSFDFTGLGQSQGDFSDTNFSSNIEDLIKAAEYLEKKYQAATMLVGHSLGGAAVLMAAAKIDSISSVATIGAPSQPDHVLHLIEDGKEEIKRKGEAEVSIGGRPFKIKKQFLDDLQDKDNLKKIEDLRKSLLILHSPQDNTVDISNAAAIYEKAHHPKSFISLDGADHLLSNKDDSLYAGEVIATWAARYVHKPKQQQISTNSQTVAFIGDKDQKYTTQIVAEGHHLVADEPENVGGNNFGTSPYGLLTSALAACTAITMRMYANRKEWDVDEILVHVDQEQRYDEDSEDCESDNSKITFFDRTIEIKGALDEKQRKRLIEIANKCPVHKTLESKIKVETKER